TATAGTGGTAATATTTTAAGGGATAGCGCGATCGCGATCTCACCAGCAGCACTATTTAAGTAAATTTAACGATGACATCGAAGTCTAAGATGAGTTAATAATTAAAGATATACCACTCAGGAAAGTTGACGCTTGAGTTTTTACTTTTAATGTTGTTGAGTTACACCCACCTTGTTTGTAAAGATCCTGTGTCCTGGGCATACTGAAGCTCGCCTCAGTAGTTTATCAAAACTTTATCAAACCATCTAAGTAAATTAAACGATGACATTCAGGTCTAAAAGGCGTTATATATGAAATATAGTAATAGTAACAAGAGCGCCCAAGCCCAGAGTTAGCTCAATATGTTACGCAACTTGGCCTAAAAGATAACGAGGAAACATTATGAAACTCAACCACACTTCAATCGGTCTCGGCCTAATCGCTGGCAGTTTTCTCGCCTTGGGGACAGCTCCTGCCCAAGCCGCATCATTTAACTTCACTACGAACCAAAACGTAGGCACCTGTACTGGTGCGCTTGACTTCACGGGGAAAATAGGCACTAGATCCGATAGCCTTAACAGCACCCCTAGCTGCTCGACTGCTGACGGCGTTCAAATTAAAGCCGGTGTTAAGGTCAACGGTGTTGAGCAAGGCGCTTTGCTCCAAGGGAAATACATTCAGGATCTGACAGGAAACACTATAGCTGGTTCTGACAAAAACCGCGTTAAGGGTATTGGCGTCAACAGTGGCGCTAAGGAAACCAACGGCGGCTGGTACGATACTCTGACTTACGGCGAACTTGGCGGCAATGAGTTTATTGACCTTACGCCTGGGAGTGCTTCTATTCTGGAAAGCTTAGATTTAGGTTTCCTCTACGGCAATGGGATATTTGGAGATAAGGTCAATGAGACAGTAAAGCTGACGGCAACTGATCTCAATGGCAATAAA
This DNA window, taken from Argonema galeatum A003/A1, encodes the following:
- a CDS encoding PEP-CTERM sorting domain-containing protein, which produces MKLNHTSIGLGLIAGSFLALGTAPAQAASFNFTTNQNVGTCTGALDFTGKIGTRSDSLNSTPSCSTADGVQIKAGVKVNGVEQGALLQGKYIQDLTGNTIAGSDKNRVKGIGVNSGAKETNGGWYDTLTYGELGGNEFIDLTPGSASILESLDLGFLYGNGIFGDKVNETVKLTATDLNGNKVEKTYTPIVDVNGGSLVNLSSSTDSQNGSKQGGGWYTWKNPFADLAITTLRLEAGGSKTFKDNQSSDFSLVGASFTAKSVPEPTTLLGLGVVAVGLVTGSRRRSAAKQKA